Proteins from one Amycolatopsis benzoatilytica AK 16/65 genomic window:
- a CDS encoding class I SAM-dependent methyltransferase, with protein MNEVVNDDVVTAWDTVSGAYQERYQIPTNTIHLGPMVPGPAELGLDLAVAGRKVLDFGCGGGQNAVACALAGATSVVGADPSEGQLDLARALADEAGTAVEFHNLRDGGLDGLPDDFDVVLSVYAMQFVADLPKAFRDLASHMNSGGTLVLSVDHPMRLSGEWTGDEFVVDNYFTRGWQAWPYDFPEAELQVTMRRFRRTTEEWINTLLGASFVLRGLYEPLPPAVPDSFGRKSKYGVDDPRNVFNQARLEKVPGSLILVAERAS; from the coding sequence ATGAACGAAGTCGTCAACGATGACGTCGTCACCGCGTGGGACACCGTCTCGGGCGCGTATCAGGAACGCTACCAAATCCCGACGAATACTATCCATCTCGGACCGATGGTTCCCGGCCCGGCTGAACTCGGGCTCGACCTTGCTGTCGCAGGCCGGAAGGTGCTTGACTTCGGCTGCGGCGGAGGTCAGAACGCCGTCGCCTGCGCCTTGGCAGGTGCCACGTCTGTTGTGGGGGCTGATCCTAGCGAGGGCCAACTCGATCTTGCACGTGCTCTCGCTGACGAAGCCGGCACCGCAGTCGAGTTCCACAACCTCCGAGACGGCGGGCTCGACGGTCTCCCCGATGACTTCGATGTCGTGCTTTCGGTTTACGCAATGCAGTTTGTGGCCGACCTTCCGAAGGCATTTCGCGACTTGGCGTCGCACATGAATAGCGGCGGCACCTTGGTACTCAGCGTCGACCACCCGATGCGACTATCCGGCGAATGGACTGGAGACGAGTTCGTCGTTGACAACTACTTCACCCGCGGCTGGCAAGCCTGGCCATATGATTTCCCTGAAGCAGAGCTGCAAGTCACAATGCGTCGCTTCCGACGCACCACCGAGGAATGGATCAATACCCTCCTCGGTGCGTCCTTCGTGCTGCGCGGCCTATACGAGCCACTTCCCCCGGCTGTTCCCGACTCATTCGGGCGCAAGTCGAAATACGGCGTGGACGATCCACGCAACGTTTTCAACCAAGCCAGACTCGAAAAAGTGCCCGGTTCCTTGATTCTCGTCGCGGAGCGGGCTTCATGA
- a CDS encoding carbamoyltransferase family protein, translating into MSEAILGVHFSAGPDGKYTADGNVAVVVDGSPVFAVGQERVTRRKYDGGFIESARYALDAVGISISEVKAVAISTFGRPDMIGDPEQAEVERQVRDALGSGPTYQVIPSHHVAHAMSAAAQCPYERALIAVIDNEGSVLGPRVFGDLWRHSLERTSYYLLNGEKLTLVARDHSGPGEVGYGKAYSKVTRYVGFRSYQESGKTMALAAFGDPSRFGALRLFEHGSDGQSRTSLRNSADGLQDLAQFFYDAGYPLPPARRPGERLDPAHIDLAAWCQAELEESVGRRIQALTQEHRVGAVCGAGGVFLNSVMNRKLQDRLNTGDVFVPPSPGDQGLALGAAAWWLWQSSGTLPRWTPQCYLGGQFDDDAIEAELARHPDLNWEKPADHVAEAVRDVAAGRIVGWFQGRSEYGPRALGNRSILANPADPWAREVLNNLVKHREWFRPYAPVAVEDSAGETFDLWSPVPFMMHTAPTRPEAVSALPGGVHVDKSARLQTVSADQNTIFHRLVAKFSDVAGSPAILNTSLNVDGMPIVESPADGIECFRRSPGMDALFLGSIKVTRPGARLP; encoded by the coding sequence ATGAGCGAAGCAATACTTGGCGTGCACTTCTCAGCTGGCCCCGACGGCAAGTACACGGCCGATGGGAACGTAGCCGTCGTCGTGGACGGAAGTCCGGTGTTCGCAGTCGGCCAGGAGCGTGTCACACGGCGGAAGTATGACGGTGGGTTTATTGAGTCAGCTCGCTACGCCCTCGACGCCGTTGGCATCTCAATCTCCGAGGTCAAGGCTGTCGCGATCTCGACATTCGGTCGGCCCGACATGATCGGCGACCCCGAGCAGGCCGAGGTCGAACGCCAGGTAAGGGATGCGCTTGGTTCTGGCCCGACCTATCAGGTAATTCCCTCGCACCACGTAGCACACGCCATGTCCGCCGCGGCGCAGTGTCCGTATGAACGAGCTCTGATTGCGGTCATAGACAACGAGGGTTCGGTGCTAGGACCGAGGGTATTCGGCGACCTGTGGCGGCACAGCCTGGAACGAACCTCTTATTATCTGCTCAACGGCGAGAAACTCACTCTCGTGGCTCGCGACCACAGCGGGCCTGGTGAAGTCGGTTACGGCAAGGCATACAGCAAGGTCACGCGGTATGTCGGTTTCCGCAGCTACCAAGAGTCTGGAAAGACGATGGCGTTGGCTGCCTTTGGTGACCCCAGCCGATTCGGTGCACTTCGCCTGTTCGAGCATGGCAGCGATGGACAATCACGCACCTCGCTGCGTAACAGTGCCGACGGACTCCAGGACCTTGCTCAGTTCTTCTATGATGCGGGCTATCCCCTCCCACCGGCACGTCGTCCCGGAGAACGACTCGACCCCGCGCACATCGATCTGGCCGCGTGGTGTCAGGCAGAGTTAGAAGAGTCCGTGGGAAGACGGATTCAGGCGCTCACTCAGGAGCACCGCGTAGGCGCTGTCTGCGGCGCAGGTGGGGTGTTTCTCAATTCCGTTATGAATCGGAAACTTCAAGACCGCCTCAACACTGGCGATGTGTTCGTCCCACCTTCACCCGGCGACCAAGGGCTTGCGCTCGGCGCGGCAGCGTGGTGGCTGTGGCAATCGAGCGGCACACTCCCGCGTTGGACTCCACAATGCTACCTGGGCGGGCAGTTCGACGATGATGCGATAGAGGCCGAACTCGCCCGACACCCTGATCTGAACTGGGAGAAGCCTGCTGATCATGTAGCGGAGGCCGTTCGCGACGTGGCCGCAGGCCGCATTGTGGGCTGGTTTCAGGGGCGCTCCGAGTACGGTCCGCGCGCGCTCGGCAACCGGAGCATTCTCGCGAACCCGGCCGATCCGTGGGCGCGAGAAGTACTCAACAATCTCGTCAAGCATCGTGAATGGTTCCGACCGTACGCCCCTGTCGCCGTAGAAGACAGCGCGGGCGAAACGTTCGACCTTTGGTCGCCAGTGCCATTCATGATGCACACCGCGCCAACTCGCCCCGAGGCAGTATCCGCGCTCCCTGGTGGCGTTCACGTCGACAAGTCCGCACGCCTCCAGACAGTAAGTGCCGACCAGAACACAATTTTCCATCGCCTTGTTGCCAAATTCTCTGATGTGGCGGGTTCTCCGGCAATCTTGAACACCAGCCTCAATGTGGACGGAATGCCCATCGTCGAATCGCCCGCAGACGGTATCGAATGCTTCCGGCGTTCTCCTGGGATGGACGCCCTCTTCCTCGGTTCGATTAAGGTGACTCGACCGGGGGCGAGACTGCCGTGA
- a CDS encoding aldo/keto reductase: MRLIRFGNSGLVVSEVGLGTRTFGESIDQTACKQVLDRYEDVGGNLIDTAVTYADGRSEEILGQLLTGSRRDRFVLSTKFGVRRSNEDPNSAGASRRNLRRSLDESLRRLRTDYVDILWLHAWYPGLPADEFLRSARDEVARGRVLNIGVSNAPAWWISRLHTRAEERGWEPLAGIQVEYSLGRREAERELLPMATGLNLGVLAWSPLGRGCLMREPEYGSATALSAAEDTAWQRLRKTVVDVAASAGTSPAAVATGWVINKGAIPLIGARTAAHIDGIAVATTSRLADEHQQELDRAAYSEPPSLDRFLREARGRIDPCAASSASRTDVEENGRTNDE, translated from the coding sequence ATGCGACTGATCCGCTTCGGCAACAGCGGGCTGGTCGTCAGCGAGGTCGGCCTGGGCACCCGGACGTTCGGAGAATCCATAGACCAGACGGCTTGCAAGCAGGTGTTGGACCGCTACGAGGACGTCGGCGGGAACCTCATTGACACGGCCGTGACATACGCGGATGGACGCAGCGAAGAGATCTTGGGACAACTGCTGACCGGAAGCCGACGTGACCGGTTTGTCCTTTCGACGAAGTTCGGAGTACGCCGCAGTAATGAAGACCCGAACTCAGCGGGTGCGTCACGCCGGAACCTACGCCGGTCCCTCGACGAGAGCCTACGGCGTCTGCGGACCGATTACGTCGACATTCTGTGGCTACATGCCTGGTATCCAGGTCTTCCCGCCGACGAGTTCTTGCGCAGTGCGCGCGACGAGGTTGCCCGAGGTCGAGTGCTTAACATTGGTGTGAGCAACGCTCCCGCCTGGTGGATCTCTCGTCTGCATACCCGCGCAGAGGAGAGAGGATGGGAACCGCTGGCAGGGATACAGGTCGAGTACTCACTCGGCCGCCGCGAGGCCGAGCGCGAACTCCTTCCAATGGCGACCGGGCTGAATCTCGGCGTTTTGGCGTGGTCGCCGCTCGGCCGAGGTTGCCTGATGCGGGAGCCTGAGTACGGGTCCGCAACGGCATTATCAGCGGCCGAGGACACCGCCTGGCAGCGCCTTCGAAAGACGGTGGTGGACGTTGCGGCGAGCGCCGGAACGTCACCAGCCGCAGTCGCGACGGGTTGGGTTATCAACAAGGGCGCGATCCCCCTGATTGGTGCGCGCACAGCGGCACACATCGACGGGATTGCTGTCGCAACGACAAGCCGGCTAGCGGATGAGCACCAGCAAGAGCTCGATCGAGCCGCATACAGCGAACCGCCGTCGCTTGACCGATTCCTCCGCGAGGCCCGCGGCCGGATTGATCCTTGTGCTGCTAGTTCCGCGAGCCGCACAGATGTAGAGGAGAACGGTAGAACTAATGACGAATAA
- a CDS encoding Gfo/Idh/MocA family protein produces the protein MTNNHGGGGKPPVRVGVIGLGWFGRVHVDAWASVRGADLVGVCDRDPSAFAPDSAAAQAEFHADAGADGTPSIPADVQRHGSVDDLLASGIDLLDVVVTEDEHANCARAALESGVDVVVEKPLALTLNEAAELVALAERQGRRIYVGQVLRFDPRHIALAEAVHGKTLRHLSLSRHFQTSAHDVYGRAHPVLNAAVHDIDLAIWLAGRAPDRVSAFASHFLDRPNPDCLDLVLEWNDGLRAVVQNSWHLAPTCPYGFVFDCTVHAVEGTYMVRNEPVVQEWSATTVTAPELFFWPRYAGARRGALVAELQYVADCVTRGVPSDRVPLRDALQVMSTCQAAMDALKTGRPQSPIPLEQLMPNRGAIHA, from the coding sequence ATGACGAATAATCATGGCGGAGGCGGAAAGCCGCCTGTCCGCGTCGGCGTCATTGGGCTTGGATGGTTTGGGCGCGTGCACGTCGATGCATGGGCATCGGTGCGCGGCGCGGACCTCGTTGGAGTCTGCGATCGGGACCCGAGCGCCTTCGCGCCCGACAGCGCGGCAGCGCAAGCAGAATTCCACGCGGACGCTGGCGCTGACGGCACGCCGAGCATTCCGGCGGACGTGCAGCGCCACGGGTCTGTAGACGACTTGCTAGCAAGCGGCATCGATCTTCTGGACGTCGTGGTCACCGAGGACGAGCATGCGAATTGCGCGCGTGCAGCGCTTGAGTCGGGCGTTGACGTTGTTGTAGAGAAGCCTCTAGCACTGACGCTCAACGAAGCGGCCGAGCTCGTGGCGCTCGCCGAGCGACAGGGCAGGAGGATCTATGTCGGCCAGGTGCTGCGCTTCGATCCTCGGCATATCGCGCTCGCAGAGGCTGTGCACGGCAAGACCCTGCGTCACCTCTCGCTGAGCAGGCATTTCCAAACCTCGGCACACGATGTCTACGGTCGGGCGCACCCCGTGCTCAACGCGGCGGTTCACGACATCGATTTGGCCATCTGGCTGGCTGGCCGTGCGCCGGACCGCGTGAGCGCCTTCGCCTCCCATTTCCTTGATCGCCCAAATCCAGATTGCTTGGACTTGGTACTCGAATGGAACGACGGCCTGCGGGCGGTCGTTCAGAACTCGTGGCACCTCGCCCCGACCTGCCCGTACGGGTTCGTCTTCGACTGCACGGTTCACGCTGTCGAGGGTACGTACATGGTCCGCAACGAGCCTGTGGTCCAGGAATGGTCCGCAACTACGGTCACTGCACCCGAACTGTTCTTCTGGCCCCGCTATGCCGGAGCGAGGCGCGGCGCCCTCGTCGCCGAGCTGCAATATGTCGCGGATTGCGTTACTCGGGGCGTACCTTCCGACCGAGTGCCGCTCCGCGATGCTTTGCAGGTCATGAGCACGTGTCAAGCCGCTATGGATGCGTTGAAGACTGGGCGGCCCCAGTCTCCGATACCCCTCGAACAGCTCATGCCAAATCGCGGGGCGATACATGCCTGA
- a CDS encoding FAD-linked oxidase C-terminal domain-containing protein: protein MRDDAIEIVGKEHVRADNTTNVLHSYDASLEYGQPDLVVAPHNTDELRAVIAAAHRHQVPFVIRGAGTGYSGGALPARGGIVILTAGLDRILETDFDGGFIRCEPGVVLATVHRLAADAGWLYLPDPSSHEVCTIGGNVAENAGGPHALGGGPTSNYVSAIDLVRPDGSILTLDEQQPWDGDLDLRSVVVGSEGTLGAVSSVTLRLVRQPETAQVVLGTFMHQEDALGAVTDVFDIGLLPSAMDMLTGAFIPSQPDFTDPSLLFVGLQGRQEEVAAQARQLERCVSTHRGTYELLDVPQFLQRRAELVRTKVRRMVAASGCPRYYLFDAVAPRSSLAPLMSCIRQAAEDFGLPVLNTFHAGDGNVHPTPFYDPARPGHQDQLRAFSSQILTECSKMGGALSGEHGVGLEKQTLMPQFFAPAVLTIMRRVKDAFDPEDLSNPGKIFPDTSTPQEESSSRNARYVPLSPPPVPPRLNRVDALIDIDDPRTTFADVNSVLADSPYELPYEPLGGVPSQPILDAIDAGVPCLREAGPARARDLILGADLQRDDDEMTVVVGGTVAKDVAGYELRKLVYGGRGRLGTLSGARLRLVPRTSDSKLVQTEPLPIDDTITLCRQVHSADLPFCYLGVLLGTDGTTTLTGRLEIRGGALNRHVARLQAIAPDLHFTVTSGDRWNDPAMLALAADDLPLTGLAGLPWSHNALLKDLAAERVAAFASVGHRRTWWRGTPPNRARCSPLTEALVAAFGVSS from the coding sequence ATGCGCGACGATGCGATCGAGATCGTCGGCAAGGAGCATGTGCGCGCCGACAACACGACCAACGTCTTGCACTCCTACGACGCATCCCTCGAATACGGACAGCCTGATCTGGTTGTCGCACCTCACAACACCGACGAGTTGCGAGCAGTCATCGCTGCTGCGCACCGTCACCAAGTACCGTTCGTCATCCGCGGCGCCGGGACCGGGTACAGCGGTGGCGCCCTGCCCGCCCGCGGAGGCATCGTGATCCTCACCGCCGGCCTCGACCGAATCCTGGAAACCGACTTCGACGGTGGCTTTATCCGGTGCGAGCCCGGCGTCGTGCTCGCAACTGTGCACCGGCTCGCCGCAGACGCAGGCTGGCTGTATCTCCCGGACCCTTCTTCCCATGAAGTGTGCACCATCGGTGGAAACGTGGCGGAAAATGCGGGTGGTCCGCATGCCCTTGGTGGTGGACCAACTTCGAACTATGTCAGCGCCATCGACTTGGTCCGACCGGACGGAAGCATCCTCACCCTGGATGAACAGCAGCCCTGGGACGGCGACCTCGATCTACGGTCTGTCGTGGTGGGCTCCGAAGGCACTCTGGGAGCCGTCTCCTCGGTAACCTTGCGGCTCGTACGTCAACCGGAAACCGCACAGGTGGTGCTGGGCACCTTTATGCACCAGGAGGACGCACTCGGTGCTGTGACCGATGTCTTCGACATCGGGCTCCTACCATCAGCAATGGACATGCTGACGGGTGCCTTCATACCTTCCCAACCCGACTTCACCGACCCGTCGCTTCTGTTCGTCGGTCTTCAGGGCCGTCAGGAAGAGGTAGCGGCCCAGGCACGTCAGTTGGAGCGATGCGTCAGTACGCACCGGGGAACCTATGAGCTACTTGACGTTCCGCAGTTCCTGCAACGCCGCGCCGAACTGGTACGGACGAAGGTACGGCGGATGGTCGCGGCCAGTGGGTGCCCGCGGTACTACCTCTTCGATGCTGTGGCCCCGCGAAGCAGCCTGGCTCCTCTGATGTCGTGCATCCGGCAGGCAGCTGAGGACTTCGGGCTTCCGGTGCTCAACACGTTTCACGCTGGAGACGGCAATGTGCATCCGACTCCGTTCTACGATCCTGCACGTCCAGGTCATCAGGATCAGCTACGCGCCTTCTCGAGCCAGATTCTGACGGAGTGCAGCAAGATGGGCGGCGCGCTCTCCGGCGAGCACGGGGTTGGGCTGGAGAAGCAAACCCTCATGCCCCAGTTTTTCGCACCAGCAGTACTGACCATCATGCGAAGGGTCAAGGATGCGTTCGATCCCGAAGATCTGAGCAACCCTGGAAAGATCTTCCCTGACACGTCCACACCGCAAGAGGAATCGTCGTCTCGAAACGCGCGGTATGTCCCGCTGTCTCCACCCCCCGTCCCGCCTCGGCTGAACCGAGTAGATGCGCTGATCGACATCGACGACCCCCGGACCACTTTCGCCGACGTCAACAGCGTTCTCGCCGACAGCCCGTACGAATTGCCCTACGAGCCGCTTGGCGGCGTACCCAGCCAGCCAATCCTCGACGCGATAGACGCGGGTGTGCCCTGCTTGAGAGAGGCTGGCCCTGCCCGCGCGAGGGACCTCATCCTTGGTGCCGATCTTCAGCGTGATGACGACGAAATGACGGTCGTTGTCGGTGGCACCGTCGCCAAGGACGTTGCGGGATACGAACTCCGGAAACTCGTCTACGGCGGTCGAGGACGTTTGGGAACGCTTAGCGGCGCCCGCCTACGCCTCGTCCCTCGGACAAGCGATTCGAAGCTAGTCCAAACGGAGCCGCTACCGATCGACGACACGATCACCCTGTGCCGCCAAGTGCATTCCGCCGATCTCCCGTTCTGCTATCTCGGTGTACTCCTCGGGACGGACGGCACAACCACGCTGACCGGCAGGCTCGAGATTCGCGGAGGAGCGTTGAATCGTCATGTCGCCCGATTGCAAGCTATCGCCCCCGACCTGCATTTCACGGTAACGAGTGGTGACCGATGGAACGACCCCGCCATGCTCGCACTCGCGGCCGACGACCTGCCCTTGACGGGACTCGCCGGACTACCTTGGAGCCACAACGCCCTTCTGAAGGATTTGGCAGCAGAACGAGTAGCGGCGTTCGCGTCGGTAGGGCATCGGCGGACATGGTGGCGTGGCACGCCGCCTAACCGAGCGCGATGCTCGCCTCTCACCGAAGCCTTGGTCGCTGCGTTCGGAGTCTCGTCGTGA
- a CDS encoding (Fe-S)-binding protein — MLASHRSLGRCVRSLVVTWEDTVESELRKCTDCGLCLSSCPTFAVTRAEGDSPRGRVHLLDLALGGAQPDETWANHLAGWGCPVLTDT, encoded by the coding sequence ATGCTCGCCTCTCACCGAAGCCTTGGTCGCTGCGTTCGGAGTCTCGTCGTGACCTGGGAGGACACAGTCGAGAGTGAGCTGCGGAAATGCACCGATTGTGGCCTCTGCCTCAGCTCCTGCCCGACCTTTGCGGTCACCCGAGCGGAAGGCGATTCTCCGCGGGGGCGCGTGCACCTGCTTGATCTTGCCTTGGGCGGAGCCCAGCCCGATGAGACCTGGGCTAACCACCTGGCTGGGTGGGGATGCCCCGTTTTGACGGACACCTGA
- a CDS encoding transposase, which yields MDTMGKKKPRPRRSFTREFKAEIVELCQRGDRSVGQVAKDFDLTETAVRQWVTQAELDAGTRTDGLTSDERDELARLRRENRRLSEDVEILKRATAFFAKEIR from the coding sequence ATGGACACCATGGGCAAGAAGAAGCCTCGACCTCGTCGTTCGTTCACGCGGGAGTTCAAGGCCGAGATCGTCGAACTGTGCCAGCGCGGCGACCGTTCGGTCGGTCAGGTCGCGAAGGACTTCGACCTGACCGAGACCGCCGTCCGGCAGTGGGTGACCCAGGCCGAGCTGGACGCGGGAACCCGCACCGACGGGCTGACCAGCGACGAACGGGACGAGCTGGCCCGGTTGCGGCGGGAGAACCGCCGTTTGTCCGAGGACGTGGAGATCCTCAAACGAGCGACAGCTTTCTTCGCGAAGGAGATCCGGTGA
- a CDS encoding IS3 family transposase — MNVYPFIEAENAAEGGNVKRACTLLKISRAAYYAHRAAGPSARARQDTELTEEIAAIHDESNGTYGTPRVQAELRNRGHRHSRKRVARLLRAAGRAGRTPKRWRTTTVSDPAASTPADLIKRDFSCSTSDINTRWCGDITYIHTWEGWLYLATVIDLGSRRVVGWATADHLRTGLIADALNNAVAQRRPEPGVIFHSDRGCQYTSAQFSALADEHGVRLSVGRKGQCWDNAVAESFFATIKAELIDRRSWPTRASAHKAIFNYIEGWYNTRRLHSSLGYLSPNTYETTTRQVA, encoded by the coding sequence GTGAACGTCTACCCGTTCATCGAGGCGGAGAACGCTGCCGAGGGCGGCAACGTCAAACGCGCGTGCACCCTGTTGAAGATCTCCCGAGCCGCCTACTACGCCCACCGCGCCGCCGGACCGTCCGCCCGTGCACGGCAGGACACGGAACTGACCGAGGAGATCGCCGCGATCCACGACGAGTCGAACGGCACCTACGGAACACCGCGAGTGCAAGCCGAACTGCGCAACCGCGGGCACCGGCACTCCCGCAAGCGCGTCGCCCGGCTCCTGCGCGCCGCCGGCCGCGCCGGACGAACGCCGAAACGGTGGCGCACCACCACCGTCTCCGACCCGGCCGCGAGCACCCCGGCAGATCTGATCAAACGGGACTTCTCTTGCAGCACAAGCGATATCAACACTCGCTGGTGCGGCGACATCACTTATATCCACACCTGGGAGGGCTGGCTGTATCTGGCCACGGTGATCGACCTCGGCTCCCGCCGAGTCGTCGGCTGGGCCACCGCCGATCACCTGCGCACCGGCCTCATCGCCGACGCGCTCAACAACGCCGTCGCCCAGCGTCGACCGGAACCCGGGGTGATCTTCCACTCCGATCGCGGATGCCAATACACGTCTGCCCAGTTCAGCGCTCTCGCCGACGAGCACGGCGTGCGTTTGTCGGTGGGGCGCAAGGGACAGTGCTGGGACAACGCCGTCGCCGAATCGTTTTTCGCCACCATCAAAGCAGAACTGATCGACCGGCGCAGCTGGCCTACCCGCGCCAGCGCGCACAAAGCGATCTTCAACTACATCGAAGGCTGGTACAACACCCGCCGACTGCACTCCAGCCTCGGCTACCTCAGCCCCAACACCTACGAAACAACCACGCGTCAAGTAGCCTGA
- a CDS encoding M20 family metallopeptidase: protein MTASESVSVGTGPIDVVDLCRNLIAAPSENPPGNEMQVSRIAADVLCEAGFDVQWHEAEPGRPNLVARLKRGSGPRLIFQAHSDTKPATPRGATNLWSVDPFRAEERDGLLYGLGACDTKGGLAAQLAAARALTKDSTWSGELVVQAVADEEDGSRLGAEHLLGLGLLDADGAIVAEPTGCAASLAQLGNAWAEITIVGRAAHAGHPERGTDAFRVAQTYVSHVEQLLAHLKTDAEFPGHPRLNVGHLAMAGHPGTVPGECLLRCDIRVLPGVERDDVFAIYENAADKVRRSSEVSILVERYQGGGCQSHYIDPHHRLAEAVAQAQRATGQSIRTLPFTGGTDARYFAMAGTPALVYGPGSLEQAHAPDEYVSIAELRIAERQLTLTALKFLGGQAA from the coding sequence ATGACCGCGAGCGAATCTGTTTCTGTTGGGACCGGGCCGATCGATGTTGTGGACTTATGCCGCAACCTGATAGCGGCACCCAGCGAGAATCCACCCGGCAATGAAATGCAGGTATCACGCATTGCCGCCGACGTCCTGTGCGAAGCAGGGTTCGACGTGCAGTGGCATGAGGCCGAACCTGGTCGTCCGAACCTAGTAGCGCGCCTCAAACGAGGAAGCGGTCCGCGCTTGATATTTCAGGCGCACAGTGACACGAAGCCGGCAACTCCGCGCGGCGCAACCAACTTGTGGAGCGTTGACCCGTTCCGCGCCGAGGAGCGCGACGGGCTCTTGTACGGACTCGGGGCATGCGACACGAAAGGGGGCCTTGCGGCGCAACTAGCAGCAGCCCGCGCCCTTACGAAGGACTCCACATGGTCGGGCGAACTGGTCGTGCAAGCGGTTGCCGACGAGGAGGACGGAAGCCGGTTGGGTGCTGAGCACCTGCTTGGGCTGGGGTTGCTCGACGCTGACGGAGCTATCGTGGCCGAACCGACCGGATGCGCAGCCTCGTTGGCACAGCTCGGCAACGCATGGGCCGAGATCACGATCGTCGGCCGCGCCGCGCACGCGGGGCATCCCGAGCGTGGAACCGATGCCTTCCGGGTCGCTCAGACCTATGTCTCGCACGTCGAGCAACTCCTCGCGCACCTCAAGACGGACGCAGAGTTTCCGGGGCATCCGCGTCTCAACGTCGGTCATCTCGCGATGGCGGGTCATCCCGGCACCGTCCCTGGTGAATGTCTGCTTCGATGCGACATTCGCGTCCTTCCTGGTGTGGAACGCGACGACGTGTTCGCCATCTACGAGAACGCCGCGGACAAGGTGCGGCGTTCCAGTGAGGTGTCGATTCTCGTCGAGCGTTACCAAGGCGGCGGTTGCCAGTCCCACTACATCGATCCTCATCATCGCCTAGCGGAAGCGGTCGCTCAGGCACAGCGAGCTACAGGACAATCCATTCGCACACTTCCATTCACCGGAGGCACTGACGCAAGGTATTTTGCGATGGCCGGGACTCCAGCACTTGTGTACGGGCCGGGCAGCCTGGAACAGGCGCATGCCCCAGACGAGTACGTTTCGATCGCCGAGTTGCGGATTGCCGAACGACAGCTCACCCTAACCGCCCTTAAGTTCTTAGGTGGCCAGGCCGCGTGA
- a CDS encoding glycosyltransferase, which yields MNTLNSVSVLVPARNEEGTLPTTLPTVLRAASRLPCPTEVVVIAPSSSPVHTAPPVSDPMLRWVPTVEPGKFRALQTGAAAAGGHVLVLIDADVVVEPNAFAHLLRPMISSYADIVAGRIDVLRQARTPMQRLLERWSSVSMTAWDLFRKAQPEFLWALPGAIYAMRRQFLPDSLLVPLVDDASVGLQAIEKGAAFAYAPDALVRTPAPSTYAHWMRQKFRSRRGWAGLAQLRQAEVAALERTFRRYLAIASTSEPTSWLMHAQDRLQRLTARASIALSPSASGSWKPTRADVEWPLLRPPRGQRNDQISDRLDIEEACDDAV from the coding sequence GTGAACACACTCAACAGCGTAAGTGTCCTGGTTCCCGCACGGAACGAAGAAGGTACCTTACCCACCACGCTCCCCACCGTCCTCCGGGCCGCGTCTAGACTTCCTTGCCCGACTGAAGTCGTGGTTATCGCACCGAGTTCGTCACCCGTCCACACGGCCCCACCCGTGAGCGACCCGATGCTCCGCTGGGTTCCAACCGTCGAGCCAGGGAAGTTTCGTGCCCTGCAAACCGGTGCCGCGGCAGCGGGCGGTCACGTACTCGTCCTCATCGACGCGGACGTCGTGGTGGAACCCAACGCTTTCGCGCACTTGCTCCGACCTATGATCTCAAGCTATGCGGACATTGTTGCTGGAAGGATCGACGTTCTTCGGCAGGCTCGCACACCGATGCAGCGCCTATTAGAGAGGTGGTCGTCGGTCTCGATGACCGCATGGGACCTCTTTCGCAAGGCGCAACCGGAATTTCTTTGGGCTTTGCCAGGCGCGATCTACGCCATGAGGCGGCAGTTCCTTCCAGACAGCCTGCTCGTACCGCTTGTGGACGATGCATCTGTAGGGCTGCAAGCCATAGAGAAAGGTGCAGCCTTCGCCTACGCACCGGACGCGTTGGTGCGAACACCCGCACCATCCACCTACGCACACTGGATGCGGCAGAAGTTCCGCAGCCGCCGTGGCTGGGCGGGACTCGCGCAGTTGCGTCAGGCTGAAGTGGCGGCGCTTGAGAGGACGTTTCGTCGCTACCTCGCGATTGCCTCTACAAGTGAACCTACTTCCTGGCTAATGCACGCGCAGGATCGCCTACAGCGACTCACCGCTCGGGCCTCGATTGCTCTGAGCCCCTCCGCGTCCGGTTCGTGGAAACCAACAAGAGCCGACGTTGAGTGGCCCCTACTGCGCCCGCCTCGAGGTCAGAGGAACGACCAGATATCGGATCGTCTCGACATAGAGGAGGCTTGCGATGACGCGGTCTGA